A portion of the Calothrix sp. 336/3 genome contains these proteins:
- a CDS encoding CHASE2 domain-containing protein — MSHLVVLNLGKGELQYGFPTVTAQLWEEDGMTPIQFSGSLPPMPNLATLYQRWQRLYTSLYNNLSWRRTRSAHPEFEIDEDDDTITNISHHEFQEICEELGTELNRWLSANSFLGIDRKLRTNLTPKDEIRLVIAAENPQILRLPWSLWEFLSDYPQAEIALSLPEYARSLKTNISHIKKKVKILSIFGNSEGINLTQDKQILAKLPNAEITFLLEPTSQELNEQLWQSDWDMLFFAGHSSSQEKGCIQINSTDSLTIDQLKYGLRKAISRGLKLAVFNSCDGLGLAQDLADLHLPQVIVMREPVPDGVAQEFLKHFLTLFAKGESLYTAVREAREKLQGLEGEFPCATWLPVICQNPAENPSTWREWCGKAKVKRSLPNHQETRLILLSSLVSTLLIGGVRFFGFLSPLDFGVFDLLLRSRITENPDERILVVTVTPEDVQSQGKEPRFGSLSDTTLNQLLQKLETHQPAVIGLDIYRDYPSQEPQLIQKLKKSQGLISICKRPDRRDDPTGTLPPPEVPPARVAFSDFVQDMDGIVRRQLLFMTHNSNSRCTASYSLSSRLAFEYLSKQGIKVEFTKDNYLKLNQIIFPSIHSRTGGYQGVNTGGSQILLNYRAMENPQLIAPQVTLQDILTDKVNPLAIKNKIILIGITDPSMGDYWATPWGAGSSAQIPGVVIHAQMVSQILSAVLDKRPLIWVWSMGGEILWIGLWSVVGGLIAWWFRRLIIMTTVLGSCIILLTTTCIVILHFGGWVPLVAPLFTMLLTNGTLVYVFLKK; from the coding sequence ATGTCCCATCTAGTAGTATTAAACCTGGGTAAAGGAGAATTACAATACGGCTTTCCCACAGTGACAGCACAGCTTTGGGAAGAAGATGGGATGACTCCCATACAATTTAGTGGTAGTTTACCACCGATGCCAAATTTAGCAACACTTTATCAACGTTGGCAGCGATTATACACATCCTTATATAATAACTTGTCTTGGCGTAGAACTCGTAGCGCCCATCCCGAATTTGAAATTGATGAGGATGATGATACGATTACAAATATTTCCCATCACGAATTCCAGGAAATATGCGAAGAATTAGGCACAGAATTAAATCGGTGGTTAAGTGCAAATAGTTTCTTAGGAATAGACCGGAAATTAAGGACAAATTTAACTCCTAAGGATGAAATTCGTCTGGTAATCGCTGCCGAAAACCCGCAAATATTACGATTACCTTGGAGCTTGTGGGAGTTCCTCTCTGACTATCCCCAAGCAGAAATTGCCTTAAGTTTACCGGAATATGCACGTTCTTTAAAAACGAATATTTCTCATATCAAAAAGAAAGTTAAAATTTTGAGTATCTTTGGTAATAGTGAGGGGATTAATCTTACCCAAGATAAACAAATATTAGCAAAATTACCCAATGCAGAGATTACATTTTTATTAGAACCGACATCTCAGGAATTGAATGAGCAGCTATGGCAATCAGATTGGGATATGTTATTTTTTGCCGGACATAGTTCGAGTCAAGAAAAGGGATGTATTCAAATAAATTCTACCGATAGTTTAACAATTGACCAGTTAAAATATGGTTTGAGAAAAGCCATATCGAGGGGTTTGAAATTAGCTGTTTTTAACTCCTGTGATGGGTTAGGTTTAGCGCAGGATTTAGCAGATTTACATTTACCCCAGGTAATTGTGATGCGGGAACCTGTTCCTGATGGGGTTGCACAGGAATTTTTGAAACATTTTCTCACACTCTTTGCTAAGGGAGAATCTCTTTATACTGCGGTACGAGAAGCACGGGAAAAATTACAGGGTTTAGAAGGGGAATTTCCCTGTGCAACTTGGTTACCAGTGATTTGTCAAAATCCGGCAGAAAATCCATCAACTTGGAGAGAATGGTGTGGTAAGGCAAAGGTAAAGCGATCGCTACCCAATCATCAAGAAACTAGGTTAATTTTGTTATCTAGTCTCGTCAGTACTCTGTTAATTGGGGGTGTGAGATTTTTTGGGTTCCTATCTCCCCTAGATTTTGGGGTATTTGATTTGTTACTGCGATCGCGCATCACCGAAAATCCCGATGAACGCATTTTAGTAGTGACAGTAACTCCTGAAGATGTGCAATCCCAAGGTAAAGAACCCCGTTTCGGTTCCCTCTCGGATACAACCCTCAATCAACTCCTGCAAAAATTAGAAACCCACCAACCTGCTGTCATTGGTTTAGATATCTACCGTGATTATCCCAGTCAAGAACCTCAACTGATACAAAAATTAAAAAAAAGCCAAGGTTTGATCTCTATCTGTAAACGTCCCGATCGCCGAGATGATCCCACAGGTACTTTACCACCTCCAGAAGTTCCCCCTGCCCGCGTCGCATTTAGTGATTTTGTCCAAGATATGGATGGGATTGTGCGCCGACAATTGTTATTTATGACACATAATAGTAACTCGCGCTGCACTGCAAGTTACAGTCTCAGTAGTCGTTTAGCCTTTGAATACTTATCGAAACAAGGTATCAAAGTAGAATTCACCAAGGATAATTACTTAAAACTCAATCAAATCATTTTCCCCTCTATCCACAGTCGGACAGGAGGATATCAAGGGGTAAATACAGGAGGTAGTCAAATTCTGCTCAACTACCGAGCAATGGAGAATCCCCAACTGATTGCTCCCCAGGTGACTCTCCAGGACATCTTGACTGACAAGGTAAACCCCCTGGCAATTAAAAATAAAATTATACTCATTGGCATTACAGACCCTAGTATGGGTGATTATTGGGCAACACCCTGGGGTGCGGGTTCCTCTGCACAAATCCCTGGTGTGGTTATTCACGCACAGATGGTGAGTCAAATTCTCAGTGCTGTTTTAGACAAGAGACCACTGATATGGGTATGGTCGATGGGTGGGGAAATTCTTTGGATTGGGTTGTGGTCTGTAGTCGGGGGATTGATTGCTTGGTGGTTTCGTAGATTGATAATTATGACTACTGTATTAGGTAGTTGCATAATCCTACTGACAACAACGTGTATTGTAATATTACATTTCGGTGGCTGGGTTCCACTAGTCGCCCCCCTATTCACTATGTTGTTAACTAATGGTACCCTTGTTTATGTC
- a CDS encoding DUF1822 family protein produces MTFLLDTPTQLELPISPDLATQSWQQSQSQPTVLGQWQQYLNQICYQTFLPWLETEQQSPARVSLNQTLLPSLWSVVNGTAITWGEKRLILVPDKSMDISEFRVPQEWVDIPELVGDYYLAVQINPEELSMGVWGYTTHQQLKTTGSYNSSDKSYSIDAQEMISDLTVLWVVNQLNSAEVTRVPVANFSPVTATQAENLLSRLANPEIIQPRLELPLSLWAGIITNDNWRANLYQMRQRGFVNPSLGNFAPAKVAANLSQWLQNSFEESWQSLENLLGNNTNLAFNLRQPTEQEDTTIRRVKSLNLPQGEAFLILGLDTETDGRIGIRIQLRTLNQELSLPSHLSLKLLSSTGEMIQSVESREQDNMIQIKRFKIRPGTQFSVQIQVDSFVVTEDFVV; encoded by the coding sequence ATGACATTTCTACTTGATACCCCTACCCAGCTAGAGTTACCCATCTCCCCAGATTTAGCAACACAATCCTGGCAGCAAAGTCAATCCCAACCCACAGTTCTGGGACAATGGCAACAGTATCTCAATCAAATTTGTTACCAAACCTTTCTCCCTTGGTTAGAAACAGAACAACAATCCCCAGCAAGAGTATCGTTAAATCAAACATTACTACCCAGTTTGTGGTCGGTAGTCAATGGCACAGCTATTACCTGGGGTGAAAAACGCCTCATACTCGTGCCTGATAAATCCATGGATATCAGTGAATTCCGAGTACCCCAGGAATGGGTGGATATTCCCGAACTAGTGGGAGACTATTATTTGGCAGTACAAATCAATCCAGAAGAATTATCTATGGGAGTTTGGGGATACACTACTCACCAACAATTAAAAACTACTGGCAGTTATAACTCTAGTGATAAAAGCTACAGTATTGATGCCCAGGAAATGATTTCCGATTTAACTGTGTTGTGGGTAGTCAATCAGCTCAATTCCGCAGAAGTCACCCGTGTACCCGTTGCTAATTTTTCCCCCGTCACCGCAACCCAAGCGGAAAATTTATTGTCACGATTAGCAAACCCAGAAATTATCCAACCCCGTTTAGAGTTACCATTGTCCCTGTGGGCAGGAATCATCACTAATGATAATTGGCGAGCAAATCTTTATCAAATGCGTCAAAGAGGATTTGTTAACCCATCCCTAGGTAATTTTGCCCCCGCTAAAGTTGCGGCAAATCTCAGTCAGTGGTTACAAAATAGTTTTGAGGAAAGTTGGCAATCTCTGGAAAATTTACTGGGGAATAATACAAATTTAGCCTTTAATTTGCGACAACCCACAGAACAGGAAGATACAACCATCAGACGGGTGAAATCTCTCAATTTGCCCCAGGGGGAAGCATTTTTAATCCTCGGATTAGATACAGAAACAGATGGGAGAATTGGTATACGGATTCAACTACGTACCCTTAATCAAGAGTTATCTTTACCATCCCATCTCAGCTTAAAATTACTCTCTTCCACAGGGGAAATGATTCAGTCTGTAGAATCCCGTGAGCAAGATAATATGATTCAAATTAAACGCTTCAAGATTCGCCCTGGTACGCAATTTAGTGTTCAAATTCAGGTTGATAGTTTTGTGGTGACAGAGGATTTTGTAGTTTAA
- a CDS encoding sigma-70 family RNA polymerase sigma factor, whose amino-acid sequence MRPRQNITELFSTFLQFTDDRFAGWTTDARLHRSIKVCVNQYPEATGEDFWAVYWHKSWQKSPQPAIPLGHMSAYLQESCYWTVHNLMPRLPDSHDKVSDFFQVAIASVPKILKSCDPDVNLSLKAYASRAFGNIIRDYLRQNREADFCNHWGLLMKVSRKRLTESLENAGLNPATIEQYVLAWTCLTTIHLPRKSPNLRQTPAPEPSTWMAIASNYNRMRLQLTSPGAEVTAPTLEKWLIECGTQVRKYLYPSVSSLNSPKPGQEEGQLQDELVDALQQPLLTELIEREEEITRQAQKAQINKVLQAAITQLDTSAQQLLQLYYQKGLTQQQIAKELAIQQYTVSRKLSKARESLLLILTRWSQETLHIPITSDVVKYISTILEEWLQVHYQTSSPTP is encoded by the coding sequence ATGCGTCCTCGTCAAAATATCACTGAACTTTTTTCTACCTTTTTACAGTTTACAGATGATCGCTTTGCAGGTTGGACAACCGATGCAAGACTACACCGCAGTATCAAAGTCTGTGTTAACCAATATCCGGAAGCAACTGGGGAAGATTTTTGGGCAGTTTATTGGCACAAATCTTGGCAAAAATCCCCACAACCTGCAATTCCCCTAGGACATATGTCTGCTTATTTGCAAGAATCCTGTTATTGGACTGTGCATAATTTAATGCCACGCTTGCCAGATTCCCATGATAAGGTATCAGATTTTTTTCAAGTGGCGATCGCCTCTGTACCGAAAATTCTCAAAAGTTGCGATCCCGATGTCAATCTCAGCCTCAAAGCCTATGCAAGCAGAGCTTTTGGTAATATTATTCGGGATTATTTACGCCAAAACCGCGAAGCTGATTTTTGTAATCACTGGGGTTTATTAATGAAAGTCAGCCGCAAACGCTTGACAGAATCCCTAGAAAATGCTGGACTAAATCCCGCAACTATAGAACAGTATGTCCTAGCTTGGACTTGTTTGACTACCATCCATTTACCACGCAAATCCCCAAACCTACGGCAAACTCCCGCACCAGAACCTAGTACTTGGATGGCGATCGCGAGCAATTACAACCGTATGCGTCTCCAACTCACATCCCCAGGAGCGGAAGTAACTGCCCCCACCTTGGAAAAATGGTTAATCGAATGCGGCACTCAAGTGCGTAAATATTTATATCCCTCAGTATCATCCCTCAATTCCCCCAAACCAGGACAGGAGGAAGGACAATTACAAGATGAACTTGTGGATGCTTTGCAACAACCCCTATTGACAGAATTAATTGAACGAGAAGAGGAAATCACACGTCAAGCACAGAAAGCACAAATTAACAAAGTGTTACAAGCTGCCATTACTCAACTCGATACTAGCGCCCAACAATTACTGCAACTTTATTACCAAAAAGGCTTAACACAACAGCAAATTGCCAAGGAATTGGCTATCCAACAATACACAGTCTCCCGGAAATTATCCAAAGCACGGGAATCATTATTACTTATCTTGACCCGTTGGAGTCAGGAAACCTTGCATATTCCCATCACTTCCGACGTGGTTAAGTATATCAGCACCATACTAGAGGAATGGTTGCAGGTGCATTACCAAACATCATCCCCAACTCCATAA
- a CDS encoding CHAT domain-containing protein, producing the protein MNKIKLTLFAFLGFAFSLFFAFSLSLVGVESLNFPPQPLQAVSPPGKSDTIPTSRLQPEVLKGFLDKQDINAAVKHVELGWKQQYEEYVRGKLPSNQVLEVPRIRRILQGIAKKTGKKSALIYAVPTANHLELILVTPDKLPIHKRITAAKREALSDVVRKFRTDIVNSDSKPQEYLSDGRQLYTWIIEPLESALQAQKINNLLFCLGGGLRTVPLAAIYDGKRFLIEKYSLGIIPAFNLLDYQNTNISQAQVLAMGASEFEKQEPLPAVPVELSSITSNPWQGKSLLNQEFTLENLKKQRVSQRFDIVHLATHAELSPGAVDTSYIQFWDRQVRLDQLKSLELYRKPRVQLLVLSACRTALDGKAELGFAGLAVQSGAKAAIASIWSVDDAGTLALMTQFYRQLKSHPLKAEALRQSQVAMIKQRVTLKNNPAIRGSNSLPEEIVNLDSRQLSHPYYWAGFTLIGNPW; encoded by the coding sequence ATGAACAAAATCAAGCTAACCTTATTCGCTTTCTTGGGATTTGCTTTTTCCCTATTCTTCGCATTCAGTTTGTCACTGGTTGGTGTTGAGAGTCTCAATTTTCCCCCGCAACCACTCCAAGCTGTTTCTCCTCCAGGAAAATCTGACACTATCCCCACTTCCCGTCTACAACCAGAGGTTCTGAAGGGGTTTCTGGATAAACAAGATATTAATGCAGCTGTCAAACACGTTGAATTAGGTTGGAAGCAGCAATACGAAGAATATGTCCGGGGAAAATTACCTTCTAATCAAGTCTTGGAAGTTCCACGAATTCGTCGTATTCTTCAGGGTATTGCCAAAAAAACAGGTAAAAAAAGTGCCCTAATATATGCAGTACCAACAGCGAATCATCTGGAATTAATATTAGTCACACCTGATAAACTGCCTATCCATAAGCGCATTACCGCCGCAAAAAGGGAAGCTTTATCAGATGTAGTACGTAAATTCCGCACTGACATTGTTAATTCTGATTCAAAACCTCAGGAATATTTGAGTGATGGCAGACAGTTATATACATGGATTATTGAACCCTTAGAATCGGCATTACAAGCACAAAAAATTAACAATTTACTATTCTGTTTAGGGGGAGGATTGCGGACTGTTCCCTTGGCAGCAATCTATGATGGCAAAAGATTTTTAATTGAAAAATATAGTTTGGGAATTATTCCTGCCTTTAATTTACTCGATTATCAAAATACAAATATTTCCCAAGCTCAAGTGTTAGCGATGGGAGCATCGGAATTTGAGAAGCAGGAACCCTTACCTGCGGTTCCCGTGGAATTATCGAGTATTACTAGTAACCCGTGGCAGGGAAAATCTTTGCTAAATCAGGAATTTACCTTAGAAAATTTGAAGAAGCAAAGGGTAAGTCAGCGCTTTGATATTGTACATTTGGCAACCCATGCAGAATTATCTCCTGGTGCGGTGGATACATCCTACATCCAGTTTTGGGATAGACAGGTGCGTTTGGATCAGTTGAAAAGTTTAGAATTGTATAGGAAGCCGAGGGTACAACTATTAGTTTTGAGTGCTTGTCGTACTGCTCTGGATGGAAAAGCGGAGTTAGGTTTTGCAGGATTAGCTGTACAATCAGGAGCAAAAGCAGCGATCGCCAGTATTTGGTCTGTGGATGATGCCGGAACTCTGGCTTTGATGACTCAATTTTACCGCCAATTGAAATCCCACCCCCTGAAGGCAGAAGCATTACGGCAAAGTCAAGTTGCCATGATTAAACAGCGAGTCACCTTAAAAAATAATCCCGCAATTCGTGGCAGTAATTCTCTCCCAGAGGAAATAGTCAATCTTGATAGTCGTCAGTTATCACACCCCTATTATTGGGCAGGATTTACTCTCATTGGCAATCCTTGGTAG
- a CDS encoding peptidoglycan-binding protein, with protein sequence MTCFSFNPAQASKINNSLTAQATVSQSKILKPGGKGKDVSNLQENLKELGYFSGSVDGNYSDSTKQAVAKFQKSQGLQQDGIAGTKTQQSLQAAVEAKKSTVLTATTPSPQPSAKPQSGKRNFFWWSFLAIALIGGTGLLLYLVKFFGKTTQTELEASETEVEPQTQAAFTPSPLEETPEEKPEETLNTATKLLPPATTSHLVKVNIIDELIGDLSSHDPNLRRKAIWDLGQQGDSRAVQPLVDLLSHTDSQQRSLILAAISEIGIRTLKPMNRALAVSLQDESPQVRQNAIRDLTRVYDMMAQISQMLCHAAEDRDTEVQATAKYALMQMNRIRGLPEQITAETSDSQDTHRNNFLGEVSQEGS encoded by the coding sequence GTGACTTGCTTCAGTTTCAATCCCGCTCAAGCAAGCAAGATTAACAATAGCTTGACTGCACAAGCTACGGTGAGTCAATCCAAAATACTTAAACCTGGTGGTAAAGGTAAAGATGTCAGCAATCTCCAAGAGAACCTCAAGGAGTTGGGTTATTTCAGTGGTTCTGTAGATGGTAACTACAGTGATAGTACTAAACAAGCTGTAGCAAAATTCCAGAAATCTCAGGGTTTACAACAGGATGGAATTGCTGGCACTAAAACTCAGCAGTCCTTACAGGCCGCTGTAGAGGCAAAAAAATCTACTGTATTAACTGCTACAACCCCTAGCCCTCAGCCCTCAGCAAAACCCCAGTCTGGAAAACGTAATTTTTTCTGGTGGTCTTTTTTGGCGATCGCCCTGATTGGTGGTACGGGTTTACTATTGTATCTGGTGAAATTCTTTGGCAAAACGACACAAACAGAGTTAGAAGCTTCTGAAACAGAAGTAGAACCGCAGACGCAAGCAGCATTCACCCCATCACCTCTAGAGGAAACACCAGAGGAGAAACCGGAGGAAACCTTAAATACAGCTACCAAACTGCTACCACCAGCAACCACATCTCATCTTGTTAAAGTCAATATTATTGATGAACTCATCGGAGATTTATCAAGTCATGATCCCAACCTACGACGGAAAGCTATCTGGGATTTAGGTCAACAGGGAGACTCTAGAGCAGTTCAACCCCTAGTAGATTTACTGAGTCATACGGACTCACAACAGCGTAGTCTAATTTTGGCAGCGATTTCGGAAATAGGTATTCGCACACTCAAACCGATGAATCGTGCTTTAGCTGTTTCTCTGCAAGACGAAAGTCCCCAAGTGCGACAAAATGCTATCCGAGACTTAACTCGTGTTTATGACATGATGGCGCAAATTAGTCAGATGCTATGTCATGCAGCAGAGGATAGGGATACGGAGGTACAAGCAACAGCGAAGTATGCATTAATGCAGATGAATCGGATTCGTGGATTACCCGAACAAATCACAGCTGAAACCTCAGATAGTCAGGATACACATAGAAATAACTTCCTGGGTGAAGTATCCCAAGAAGGAAGTTAA
- a CDS encoding low molecular weight phosphatase family protein has translation MQKILFLCTGNYYRSRFSEHLFNHFAAQHELNWRADSRALALERGINNVGAISRYALLELKLRGISITPEERYPQQVQEEDFQTANLAIALDEEEHRPLMIERFPEWVNQIDYWLVHDAHITLPPLALKQIEKNILQLVDRLQDSAPR, from the coding sequence ATGCAGAAAATTCTGTTTCTCTGTACTGGTAATTACTACCGCAGTCGCTTTTCTGAGCATCTGTTCAATCATTTTGCGGCTCAACATGAACTCAATTGGCGAGCGGATTCCCGTGCTTTAGCCTTGGAGAGGGGAATCAATAATGTGGGGGCAATTTCTCGGTATGCATTACTAGAATTAAAGCTCAGAGGTATAAGTATTACCCCAGAGGAACGTTATCCCCAACAGGTACAGGAAGAAGATTTTCAGACTGCAAATCTAGCGATCGCCTTAGATGAAGAAGAACATCGACCATTAATGATAGAAAGATTCCCTGAATGGGTAAATCAGATTGACTATTGGTTGGTACATGATGCCCATATCACACTACCACCCTTAGCACTGAAGCAGATAGAGAAGAATATTCTACAATTAGTTGATAGGTTGCAAGATTCAGCCCCAAGGTAA
- a CDS encoding FIST signal transduction protein, with translation MLKVAIGHSNDPDSDTAIAEILEECHVQLSGDRPKAGILFAAPDFEHDLILNKINQRFPGIQLIGCTSDGEISSVLDFQQDSLSLILFCSDDVEFYATVGRNLSKNPCSIAKETGILAKSNIKSEPQLCIAVPESLTVSGVEILNGLKQGLGSQIPIIGGTAGDQWQFQATYQFFGNEVLQDSLPILLLSGNLHWGYGASSGWTPIGTKGMVTKVHGNVLYEVDGQPALNFFQNYLGNMRPSPEYRLAVFESGGENWYMRISNGSYDGEMGSITFFADIPEAAEVQVVSANRDEIVSSAQTSAKIALENYTGEHPAVALFFSCTGRMRVLGTRTKEEFQVVKQILPPDIPCCGFYTYGEITPLQPKSESQFHNETFVTLVLGVE, from the coding sequence ATGTTGAAAGTTGCCATCGGTCACAGCAATGACCCAGATTCGGATACAGCGATCGCAGAAATTCTAGAGGAATGCCATGTGCAACTATCAGGCGATCGCCCCAAAGCTGGTATTCTCTTCGCAGCACCAGATTTTGAACATGATTTGATTTTAAATAAAATTAATCAACGGTTTCCCGGCATTCAACTCATTGGTTGCACCTCGGATGGTGAAATTTCCTCAGTATTGGACTTTCAACAAGATTCCCTGAGTCTTATTCTATTTTGCTCTGACGATGTGGAATTTTACGCTACGGTAGGTCGTAATCTCTCCAAGAACCCTTGCTCTATTGCCAAGGAAACTGGGATTCTAGCCAAATCAAACATAAAATCTGAGCCGCAACTTTGCATTGCAGTCCCAGAAAGTCTTACCGTCAGTGGGGTAGAAATTTTAAATGGTCTGAAACAGGGGTTAGGGAGTCAGATTCCAATCATCGGTGGTACAGCTGGTGATCAATGGCAGTTTCAAGCAACATACCAGTTTTTTGGTAACGAAGTTCTTCAGGATTCTCTACCAATTCTGCTGCTATCTGGAAACCTCCATTGGGGTTATGGTGCATCTTCGGGATGGACACCCATTGGTACAAAAGGTATGGTGACAAAAGTCCATGGCAATGTGCTTTACGAAGTGGATGGACAACCTGCCTTAAATTTCTTCCAGAATTATTTAGGAAACATGCGTCCTTCTCCAGAATACCGACTGGCAGTATTTGAATCCGGTGGAGAAAATTGGTATATGCGGATATCTAATGGCAGTTACGATGGGGAAATGGGAAGTATTACCTTCTTTGCTGATATTCCGGAAGCAGCAGAAGTCCAGGTAGTTTCTGCGAATCGAGATGAGATTGTCAGTTCAGCTCAAACCTCAGCCAAAATAGCCTTAGAAAATTACACTGGTGAACACCCAGCAGTTGCCCTATTTTTCTCCTGTACAGGACGGATGCGAGTTTTAGGAACACGTACCAAAGAAGAATTCCAGGTTGTGAAACAAATTCTTCCCCCAGACATTCCCTGTTGTGGATTCTATACCTATGGAGAGATCACACCTTTACAACCAAAAAGTGAGTCGCAGTTCCATAACGAAACCTTTGTCACCTTGGTTTTAGGTGTGGAGTAA
- a CDS encoding sensor histidine kinase — translation MEQEEINRLVKANRVLEKKLARSESLRLHLEEEHETQKQRLYEVIEDLELSIQESRKAQMRLVQNEKMSALGVLVAGIAHEINNPVNFIYGNIKYITNYTEDILKLLYLYQQHFQGKLPAITHLEQDIDLDFISDDLPRVVESMTMGAERIKQIVLSLRNFSRMDEAEFKTVDLHEGLESTLVILGHRLKTNGDIPEIKIIKDYSALPAVECYAGQLNQVFMNILANAIDALREKGHREPWIAIATSVQNNRVRIQFRDNGVGIPPAIAERIFDPFFTTKPVGQGTGMGMSISYQIITQKHGGEIFFVSTPGVGTEFTLELPIQQTEKLPNLSPLISSNQHQL, via the coding sequence GTGGAGCAAGAGGAAATTAATCGATTAGTAAAAGCCAATCGTGTACTTGAAAAAAAATTGGCTCGTTCTGAATCTTTGCGACTGCATTTGGAAGAAGAACACGAAACTCAGAAACAGCGTCTGTATGAAGTTATTGAAGATTTAGAGCTATCGATTCAGGAATCTCGCAAAGCTCAAATGCGGTTGGTGCAAAACGAGAAAATGTCAGCTTTGGGTGTTTTGGTGGCTGGCATTGCCCATGAAATCAATAATCCTGTAAATTTTATTTATGGGAATATTAAATATATTACTAACTACACTGAGGATATTCTCAAACTGCTTTATTTATATCAGCAGCATTTTCAAGGAAAACTGCCAGCTATTACTCACCTAGAGCAGGATATTGACCTGGATTTTATTAGTGATGACCTTCCTAGAGTTGTAGAATCTATGACTATGGGAGCAGAAAGGATAAAACAAATTGTCCTCTCCCTGCGTAATTTCTCACGGATGGATGAGGCTGAATTTAAAACAGTAGATTTGCATGAGGGATTGGAAAGTACCTTAGTGATTCTTGGTCATCGACTCAAGACAAACGGGGATATTCCAGAAATTAAAATTATTAAAGATTACAGTGCATTACCTGCGGTTGAGTGTTATGCAGGACAACTGAATCAGGTATTTATGAATATTTTAGCCAATGCTATTGATGCGCTACGGGAGAAGGGTCATAGAGAACCTTGGATTGCGATCGCCACTAGTGTGCAGAACAATCGCGTCCGTATCCAATTTCGAGATAATGGAGTTGGGATTCCCCCGGCGATCGCGGAGCGAATTTTTGACCCCTTTTTTACCACCAAACCTGTGGGACAGGGGACGGGGATGGGGATGTCTATTAGTTATCAAATCATCACACAAAAACATGGAGGTGAGATATTTTTTGTCTCTACTCCAGGAGTAGGAACCGAATTTACCCTGGAGTTACCTATTCAGCAAACTGAGAAACTTCCAAACCTATCCCCTCTAATTTCTAGCAATCAACATCAGCTTTAA